Below is a genomic region from Streptomyces ferrugineus.
CTGACCGAGAACCCGGCCGCCTGGTTCTCCGGCCTCCTGTTGCCCTGGCTGGTGCTGGCGATCATCTTCACCGCCAACTACACCCGTATGACCCGCTCCCAGCTGGTCGAGCAACTGAGCGAGGACTACGTGCGCACGGCCCGCGCCAAGGGCCTGTCCCGCTCGAACGTCTTCTTCCGGTTCGCCTGGCGCGGTGCGATGGGCCCCATCGTCACGGTGTTCGGCATCGACCTGGGTACGCTGATCGGCGGTGCCATCATCACCGAGTCCACCTTCAGCCTTCAGGGCATCGGACGGCTCGCGGTGGCGTCGGTGGACCAGAGCGACCTGCCGATGCTGCTCGGCGTGACCCTCCTCGCGGCCGGCGCGATCGTGTTCCTCAACATCATCGTCGACGCCGTCTACGCCCTCATCGACCCGCGGATCCGGCTCGCCTGACCTCCGCCCCACTCCCGACCTCTCGCATCACCCCTCAGGAGCGTCCCCGTGACGAGCACCGATCAGCAGCCCTTCCTCTCCGTCAGGGACCTTCAGGTCCACTTCTCCACCGAGGACGGCATCGTCAAGGCCGTCGACGGGCTCTCCTTCGACCTCGCCAAGGGCAAGACGCTCGGCATCGTGGGTGAGTCGGGGTCCGGCAAGTCCGTCACCAACCTGACGATCCTGGGCCTGCACGACCCCCACCGCACCACCATCGACGGCGAGATCCTGCTGGACGGCAAGGAGCTGCTCACCGCCTCCGAGCGCGAGATGGAGCGGCTGCGCGGCAACAAGATGTCCATGATCTTCCAGGACGCGCTGGCCTCGCTGTCGCCGTACCACACCGTCGGCACACAGATCGGCGAGACGTACCGCAAGCACACCGGCGCCTCCAAGAAGGAGTCCCGGGCGCGGGCGATCGAGATGCTGCGGCGGGTCGGGATCCCCCAGCCGGACATGCGGGTGGACGACTATCCGCACCAGTTCTCCGGCGGTATGCGCCAGCGCGCGATGATCGCGATGGCGCTGGTCTGCGACCCCGAGCTGCTGATCGCCGACGAGCCGACGACGGCGCTCGACGTGACGGTCCAGGCCCAGATCATGGACCTGCTGAAGGACCTCCAGCAGGAGTTCGGCACCGCGATCATCTTCATCACCCACGACCTCGGTGTCATCGCCGACATCGCGGACGACGTGCTGGTGATGTACGGCGGCCGGTGCGTGGAGCGGGGCACCAAGAAGGAGGTGCTGAGCACCCCTCAGCACCCCTACACCCTCGGCCTGCTCAGCTCCATGCCGAGTCTGGACGGCCCGGTCGACGTGCCGCTGTCGCCGATTCCCGGTGCGCCGCCGTCGCTGCTGAACCCGCCCTCCGGCTGCCGTTTCCACCCGCGGTGCGCCTTCACCGACAAGGTCGCGGGCGGGCTGTGCTCCGGTGAGCGGCCGCCGCTGGACGTGGTGGACGGCCGCGGCTC
It encodes:
- a CDS encoding ABC transporter ATP-binding protein, whose translation is MTSTDQQPFLSVRDLQVHFSTEDGIVKAVDGLSFDLAKGKTLGIVGESGSGKSVTNLTILGLHDPHRTTIDGEILLDGKELLTASEREMERLRGNKMSMIFQDALASLSPYHTVGTQIGETYRKHTGASKKESRARAIEMLRRVGIPQPDMRVDDYPHQFSGGMRQRAMIAMALVCDPELLIADEPTTALDVTVQAQIMDLLKDLQQEFGTAIIFITHDLGVIADIADDVLVMYGGRCVERGTKKEVLSTPQHPYTLGLLSSMPSLDGPVDVPLSPIPGAPPSLLNPPSGCRFHPRCAFTDKVAGGLCSGERPPLDVVDGRGSACHLPLEQRTDLFADFAGSRH